TGGTTCGTTCGATGCATGTCTGCGATTATTGGAAACCGAGCCATCATGCGCCATGGTCGGTGGCCGTATCGAAAATCCATCAGGAACCCTTGAACCGTCAGCCCGTGCGTTTCCCACGCCATTCACGTTTTTTCTTACCCTCTCCGGATTGGCTGCACGTTTTCCTCGTACTCTTGGAAAACACGATCGCCTTGGTATGGCGCATGATGCAGCCCAACGCGTCGATTGGGTTCCTGGAACCTTTGCGTGCATCCGATCTCAAGCGCTTGAACGTGTCGGCACCTTCGATGAACGCTTTTTCCTCTATTATGAAGAAACCGACTTGTGCCGTCGAATGAATTACGTCGGCTTGGAAGTCTGGTTTCTCCCCGAAGCTACGGTCGTCCATGAAGGCGGAGCCAGCAGTAAAACCCAAACAGACAAAGTATTCGACACGGGAGGCTCACAAGTATTGTCCTTTCGATTGCGTTCACAATACCTGTATTTCCGTAAACATCATGGCATATTCGGCGTACTGGCCGTTGCGGCGATAGAGATTGGTTGGCATGGGCTACGCATGCTCGTCAACTGCCGTCCCGGTCCTTTATGTCGCTCAAAACGCCAGTATTCTCGAACCATCATACAATGCGCGGTGGCGGCATTCCGTGATACGAAGCGTGGGACATATAGCCCACAACGCCCGTGGTGACATCATGTTCGACAATATCCGCAACGATCTTGCCGCACACGGTAACGACCCATTCCAACAAGGTTTTTGGGTTCTTGTCGTTTATCGATTCGGCAGATGGCGTTACCGCATCAAACCACGGGTTATACGTATACCGTTTTCTTTGCTCTACAAAATCTTGTTTAAGCTTATTCAGATTCTCTGTGGCGTTGAATTACCGT
The window above is part of the Desulfovibrio inopinatus DSM 10711 genome. Proteins encoded here:
- a CDS encoding glycosyltransferase family 2 protein encodes the protein MDVAIVIISYNTCELLSSCLEAVFAHPPHSDFTVVIVDNASSDGSTEMIQQRFPHVVLLKNTMNMGFAAACNQAFSAVDCQFYFLLNPDARVMPGSFDACLRLLETEPSCAMVGGRIENPSGTLEPSARAFPTPFTFFLTLSGLAARFPRTLGKHDRLGMAHDAAQRVDWVPGTFACIRSQALERVGTFDERFFLYYEETDLCRRMNYVGLEVWFLPEATVVHEGGASSKTQTDKVFDTGGSQVLSFRLRSQYLYFRKHHGIFGVLAVAAIEIGWHGLRMLVNCRPGPLCRSKRQYSRTIIQCAVAAFRDTKRGTYSPQRPW